A region from the Triticum urartu cultivar G1812 chromosome 1, Tu2.1, whole genome shotgun sequence genome encodes:
- the LOC125536351 gene encoding transcription factor WRKY45-1-like, whose protein sequence is MAALVTPAGCPTVSELVVQGRDSAAVLEALLRGASSPDNAGIRELAGEILRCCDRALAALHAVEGAAVDVSGGRKRKSGPGGADSLTRPRRRMRASGGEKAARVERRRTAEDGFIWRKYGQKEIHNNRHPRLYFRCTYKHDSGCPATRQVQQAEDDPSLYVITYFGDHTCCQGDAAGAVLEAEDVKMQPFVINFGPATASSGSPWLSSPSDTDDVRRSDSGASGSSQAVCSPEEFGVKEAKVESTSEDSHATDPAAAELSSSADFSCASPAWNPLSGCLDWDYFGDSSFDCEFMDFDAIPLFQ, encoded by the exons ATGGCGGCACTTGTCACTCCCGCGGGTTGTCCCACCGTGTCCGAGCTGGTCGTGCAGGGCCGGGACTCGGCCGCCGTCCTCGAGGCCCTGCTCCGGGGCGCGTCGTCCCCCGACAACGCCGGGATCCGGGAGCTCGCCGGGGAGATCCTCCGCTGCTGCGACCGCGCGCTCGCCGCGCTCCACGCCGTCGAAGGCGCCGCGGTCGATGTCTCCGGCGGCAGGAAGCGGAAGTCGGGACCCGGCGGCGCAGACAGCCTGACGAGGCCGAGAAGAAG GATGCGCGCGAGCGGCGGTGAGAAGGCGGCCAGAGTCGAGAGGAGGCGGACGGCGGAGGACGGGTTCATATGGAGGAAGTACGGGCAGAAGGAGATCCACAACAACAGGCACCCGAGGCTCTACTTCAGGTGCACCTACAAGCACGACAGCGGCTGCCCGGCGACGAGGCAGGTCCAGCAGGCGGAGGACGACCCCTCCCTCTACGTCATCACCTACTTCGGCGACCACACCTGCTGCCAGGGCGACGCCGCTGGCGCCGTCCTGGAGGCCGAGGACGTCAAGATGCAGCCGTTCGTCATCAACTTCGGGCCGGCCACCGCGAGCAGCGGCTCGCCGTGGCTCTCCTCGCCCAGCGACACCGACGACGTCCGGAGGAGCGACAGCGGGGCCTCAGGCTCGTCGCAGGCCGTGTGCTCGCCGGAGGAATTCGGAGTGAAAGAGGCCAAAGTTGAGTCAACGTCGGAGGACTCACACGCGacggatccggcggcggcggagctgaGTTCGTCGGCCGACTTCTCTTGTGCTTCCCCGGCATGGAATCCTCTGTCGGGCTGCTTGGACTGGGACTACTTCGGCGACAGCTCGTTCGATTGCGAGTTCATGGATTTTGACGCCATTCCTCTGTTCCAATAG
- the LOC125536361 gene encoding WRKY transcription factor 55-like: MAMRPKSEMSPPPAPPSPSDQRDAVIEELRKGSQLAEFLRQQVELIPEDSRRDAALANVSDITTALASSLSVLQSEREQYYCSSSSDAGHASGASGGGGVRNGAVARRNRKAKHRRGTYGEELPIKEILTEAPENDRFHWRKYGEKKILHADFPRLYYRCGYSDEHKCPAKKYVQQQNSSDPPMFLVTLINDHTCDTLFPDEDQDQPPSSSSSANNSQVLDFSKASLSSTVGISRLKKEEDADMSVTVPSYNYTYDELSSSSLPFLSPKQWEMEMEVKSLFRRHSGDGN, encoded by the exons ATGGCGATGCGGCCCAAGTCCGAGATgtcgccgccgccggcgcccCCGTCGCCCTCCGACCAGAGAGACGCTGTCATAGAGGAGCTCCGGAAGGGCTCTCAGCTTGCGGAGTTCCTCCGGCAGCAGGTGGAGCTCATCCCGGAGGACAGCCGCCGTGACGCCGCGCTGGCCAACGTGAGCGACATCACCACGGCCCTGGCGTCGTCACTCTCTGTGCTCCAGTCCGAGAGAGAGCAGTACtactgctcctcctcctccgacgcCGGCCATGCTTCCGGCGCCTCCGGCGGTGGCGGGGTGCGAAACGGCGCAGTCGCACGCAGGAACAGGAAGGCGAAGCATCGGCGAGGTACCTATGGCGAGGAGCTCCCAAT CAAGGAGATACTAACCGAGGCACCAGAAAATGATCGATTCCACTGGAGGAAATATGGGGAGAAGAAGATCCTCCATGCTGATTTTCCAAG GTTATACTACCGATGCGGATACAGCGACGAGCACAAGTGCCCGGCGAAGAAGTACGTGCAGCAGCAGAACAGCAGCGACCCGCCCATGTTCTTGGTCACCCTCATCAACGACCACACATGCGATACTTTGTTCCCAGATGAAGACCAAGACCAACCACCCAGCAGCTCAAGCAGCGCTAATAACTCGCAGGTGCTCGACTTCTCCAAAGCGTCGCTCTCTTCGACTGTTGGTATCTCGAGGTTGAAGAAGGAGGAAGACGCGGACATGTCCGTGACCGTGCCCAGCTACAACTACACGTATGATGAGCTGTCTTCTTCCTCGTTGCCGTTCTTGTCGCCCAAGCAGTGGGAGATGGAAATGGAGGTCAAGTCACTTTTTCGTCGTCACTCTGGGGATGGTAACTAG